The window AAGCCGTAGCCATCAGGCCAAAATTGGGCAAAAGCGAGGTCGTCAAATGGAGAGACCGATGAGAACAACTCCGCCCCGGGCCGCTCTTAGCTTGGTCCTGGCTTTGCTCATCTCGATGATTTGTCCTGTATTTGCCAACGCGCAAAGCCAAGACGAGGCATACCAGATCGGGATGGAGGCCTATGTCTACTTCTACCCGTTGGTAACGATGGATGTAACCCGTCGGCAGATGACGAACATTGAATCCGGCAAGATGGCTGGGCGCGGCCCAATGAACACTTTTACTCACATGCGCACATTCCCAGCTGCCGACTTTAAGGAAGTGGTGCGCCCTAACTTCGACACTTTGTACTCTGTCGCCTGGCTGGACTTAACCAAGGAGCCGATGATCGTCTCTGTGCCCGATACCGGTGGGCGGTATTATCTGCTCCCGATTTTGGATATGTGGAGCGACGTCTTCGCCGTTCCAGGCAAGCGCACCAGCGGCACCACTGCCGCCAGTTTTGCCGTTGTCCCTATGGGCTGGAAAGGCAACCTGCCGGACGGGGTCACGATTATCCAGTCACCCACGCCGTACGTGTGGATCATTGAACGAACCCAGACCAACGGATCTTCGGACTACGACGCGGTCCACAAGATTCAGGACGGCTTTCGCATCGCTCCAATTTCCCAGTGGGGCAAGACACCGGTAAAAGCGGTGTTCAAGTCCGATCCAACCGTGGACATGAAGACCCCGCCGCTGGAGCAGGTGAACAAGATGCCTGCGAAAGATTATTTCCGCTATGCCGCAGAACTCATGAAACTCCATCCGCCACACGTATCCGACTGGTCGATGGTTGCGCGTCTCAGACGCATTGGCATGGAACCGGGGAAAAGCTTCGATTGGGACAGCCTGAACCCGGCTGTTCAAGATGCTCTGACGCGAGCCTCCGTAGCTGGGCTCAAAGCCATGTACGCGAAACTGCCGACACTCGCCCCCGTCGTTAATGGTTGGCAGATGAACACCGACACCATGGGTGTCTATGGAAACTATTATTTCAAGCGCGCCATTATCGCCATGGTCGGTTTGGGCGCTAACCAGCCGGAGGACGCAGTCTATCCAATAAACTTTGGCGATGAAGATGGGAGGCCACTCAAGGGAGAGAACCGGTATGTCCTCCATTTTGACAAAGCACAACTACCTCCGGTCGAAGCTTTCTGGTCTCTGACCATGTACGATGCAAACGGGAATCAGGTGGCAAACGCGCTCAACCGTTTTGCACTCGGCGACCGTGACAAGCTCTCATTCAACCCAGATGGTTCGTTGGATCTGTATATCCAGCACGAGAACCCTGGACCTGACAAAGAATCTAACTGGTTGCCTTCCCCCGATAGCGGGATACTCAGCATAACGCTGCGACTCTATGCGCCGAAAGCGCCTGCACTTTACGGACGCTGGACACCACCGGCAGTAAAACTCGTCGAGAACCCCAAAGACAGGCTTCCGGAATAGCCGATGTGGTACGGGGGACAGGTCTGAGGGTGGCCAGCGAGCATAACTTTGGGGCCTCGGATCCGCAGTCCAGTTTTTGGAGGTTAACAGTCAATTCACGCGGTCCAGCGAGTTCCCTTTATCAAGGTGCAACGGCACTAAGGACAAATCCCGATGGATTACTTCCCTGGACAAAGCCCGATGGATTACTTCCCTCGCAGTTTCACTGGAGGCCTGGCTGAACGACTAACAGGACCAGGGAAAGCTCGTCTTCTAGTGCAGCCTCTTGTGGCCATTGCCCTCGGCGTCCGTGATGGAATCGCGGATGCCAAACAGGGACTGCCACCGTACTTCGACCGGGTTCTTTTCACGAGTAAACACAAGCTGTATGAGGTGAAAACGGCTCTCAGACACATCGCCGCGGCACTGACCGTCGGGTTTGTTATGGACCTGATCTTCCAATGGCTCGTTTTTCGGGCACTTTACTTGCTTCCGGCGCTCTTGGTCGGTTCGATTTTCATTGCACTCCCATACGTCATAGCTCGGGGTTTGAGCGATCGGATCGCGCGCCGATGGTATTACGATCGCAAGGCGAAGCGTGAGTCTGAAAAGCACACTGCAGTCTGACGACAGGTGAAATAACTTGCCATATCCATACACCCTGGCGACGGCACTTGTGCTTGCCAGTGTTTACATTTTCGGCCAAAGATTGCGCGTGACGGCGCACCACCGTCGCTGGGTCTCAATTGCGGCCGGAGTATCTGTCTCTACCATCTTCATTGATCTCCTTCCTGAAATCTCGGAACGACAGGCCAGCTTCGCCATCGGTCAACATCGAGGCGAAGCCCTTTTCCCGGAACAGGCCATTTACCTTGCTGCCATGTTTGGTTTTGTACTCTTCTACGGGTTGGAGTACATGGTGACGGCATCCGGTTCAGCCGAAAGCGAGCCTAACCGCGCATTCTCGACAGTTCGGATTGCGTGCTTCGCCGGATACAGCAGCCTTATCGCGTACCTCGTCGTTCGCGGCGAATGGAGTAGTGTCTGGTCACTACTCCTCTATTCCTTCGCCATGGCGTTTCATCTGCTACTAGTGGACCACTCGCTGGCCCGAGAGCAGGCTGAGCTGTACAAGAACCGTGGAAGATGGATCCTGGCCCTGGCCGTGATGATCGGCTGGGCCGTGGGAATATTCGCTTCAATACCAGAACAATGGCTGGCGAGAATCACGGGGTTTGTCTGCGGCG of the Terriglobia bacterium genome contains:
- a CDS encoding DUF1254 domain-containing protein yields the protein MICPVFANAQSQDEAYQIGMEAYVYFYPLVTMDVTRRQMTNIESGKMAGRGPMNTFTHMRTFPAADFKEVVRPNFDTLYSVAWLDLTKEPMIVSVPDTGGRYYLLPILDMWSDVFAVPGKRTSGTTAASFAVVPMGWKGNLPDGVTIIQSPTPYVWIIERTQTNGSSDYDAVHKIQDGFRIAPISQWGKTPVKAVFKSDPTVDMKTPPLEQVNKMPAKDYFRYAAELMKLHPPHVSDWSMVARLRRIGMEPGKSFDWDSLNPAVQDALTRASVAGLKAMYAKLPTLAPVVNGWQMNTDTMGVYGNYYFKRAIIAMVGLGANQPEDAVYPINFGDEDGRPLKGENRYVLHFDKAQLPPVEAFWSLTMYDANGNQVANALNRFALGDRDKLSFNPDGSLDLYIQHENPGPDKESNWLPSPDSGILSITLRLYAPKAPALYGRWTPPAVKLVENPKDRLPE